The following are encoded together in the Flavobacterium haoranii genome:
- a CDS encoding cystathionine gamma-synthase: MTTFAKKNKHMKFNTKVIHGGQHHEKVTGSVMPPVFQTSTFAQVSPGKPVGEYEYSRAANPTRTALEDALASIENGTRGLAFSSGLAATDSVMKLLKPGDEVIAMDDLYGGTYRMFARIYQDFGIKFHFVDMTDLAKLESLINANTKLVWVETPTNPLMKLADIAEVAKITKKHNLLFAVDNTFATPYLQKPLDLGADIVMHSATKYLGGHSDVIAGALIVKDKELGEKLHFAQFATGGTLGPMDSYLVLRGIKTLHLRVQRHCENGQKVAEYLAAHPAVERVYYPGLESHPNNDIAKKQMIGGFGGMVTFTFKSGKMEDAVKFLEKVKVFTLAESLGGVESLANHPALMTHASVPAEKRAEIGITDDMVRLSVGVEDIQDLIQDLEQAL, from the coding sequence ATTACTACCTTTGCAAAAAAAAATAAACACATGAAATTTAATACAAAAGTAATACATGGTGGTCAACATCATGAAAAAGTAACAGGTTCTGTTATGCCACCTGTTTTTCAAACGTCAACCTTTGCACAAGTTTCTCCCGGAAAACCAGTTGGTGAATATGAATATAGTAGAGCTGCAAACCCAACACGTACTGCATTAGAAGACGCTTTAGCAAGTATCGAAAATGGAACACGAGGATTAGCTTTTTCATCTGGTTTAGCAGCAACTGATTCGGTAATGAAGTTATTAAAGCCTGGCGATGAAGTTATTGCTATGGATGATTTATATGGTGGTACATATAGAATGTTTGCCCGTATTTATCAAGATTTCGGTATCAAATTCCATTTTGTAGATATGACCGATTTAGCAAAATTGGAATCTTTAATAAATGCAAATACAAAATTGGTTTGGGTAGAAACACCTACTAATCCATTAATGAAATTAGCCGATATTGCTGAAGTTGCAAAAATTACAAAGAAACACAATTTGTTATTTGCAGTTGACAATACATTTGCTACACCCTATTTACAAAAACCATTAGATTTAGGAGCCGATATTGTAATGCATTCGGCAACAAAATATTTAGGTGGACATTCCGATGTTATTGCTGGAGCTTTAATTGTTAAGGATAAGGAATTAGGTGAAAAATTACATTTTGCTCAATTTGCTACTGGTGGAACCTTAGGGCCAATGGATTCTTATTTAGTTTTACGTGGAATTAAAACATTACATTTAAGAGTACAACGTCATTGTGAAAACGGACAAAAAGTTGCAGAATATTTAGCAGCTCATCCTGCTGTTGAACGTGTGTATTATCCTGGACTAGAATCTCATCCTAATAATGATATTGCTAAAAAGCAAATGATTGGTGGTTTTGGAGGCATGGTGACTTTTACTTTCAAATCAGGAAAAATGGAAGATGCTGTTAAGTTTTTAGAAAAAGTAAAAGTTTTCACTCTAGCCGAATCTTTAGGAGGAGTTGAATCTCTAGCAAATCATCCAGCATTAATGACACATGCATCAGTTCCTGCTGAAAAAAGAGCTGAAATTGGCATTACAGACGATATGGTTCGATTAAGTGTTGGTGTTGAAGATATTCAAGATTTAATTCAAGATTTGGAACAAGCCTTATAA
- a CDS encoding THC0290_0291 family protein yields MTKKIQHLVLLLVLAPFFANAQFGFSHEIGAFIGGVAFQSDFGVRHDFETNAGNTGFGIGLVHYMNFSYRAECNCYTPETYFNDHFKLRSELSYNSTKLEHFGKWVDKDSEHAYKLKAMKGEAKVTDIGMQLEYFPWSIREFTAREGAWAPFIGLGAHYSFFSNNTYSTRVGGLNNPDNVYPDYQAVNNGGYNGWSTEGGSTWSIVSSVGTRYKLTELSDLFVELRWQYYFSDWVDGLKKNPDLHPENKANDWNLWFHFGYIYYLD; encoded by the coding sequence ATGACTAAAAAGATCCAACATCTCGTTTTATTATTAGTTTTAGCGCCATTTTTTGCTAATGCACAGTTCGGTTTTTCACACGAAATTGGAGCTTTCATTGGAGGTGTGGCATTTCAATCTGACTTTGGAGTACGTCACGATTTTGAAACAAACGCAGGTAATACAGGTTTCGGAATTGGTTTAGTTCACTACATGAACTTTTCTTATCGTGCCGAATGTAACTGTTACACTCCAGAAACATATTTTAATGACCACTTTAAACTTAGATCAGAATTATCATACAACAGTACAAAATTAGAACATTTTGGAAAATGGGTAGATAAAGACTCTGAACATGCTTATAAATTAAAAGCCATGAAAGGTGAAGCTAAAGTTACAGATATTGGTATGCAGTTAGAATATTTCCCGTGGAGTATTCGTGAGTTCACTGCAAGAGAAGGCGCTTGGGCTCCATTTATAGGTTTAGGTGCTCACTATAGTTTCTTTAGTAATAATACATATTCAACTAGAGTAGGGGGATTAAACAATCCAGATAACGTTTATCCTGACTACCAAGCTGTTAACAATGGTGGTTATAATGGTTGGTCTACAGAAGGTGGTAGTACTTGGTCTATTGTTTCATCTGTAGGTACTCGTTATAAATTAACTGAACTTTCGGATTTATTTGTAGAACTTAGATGGCAATACTATTTTTCTGATTGGGTTGATGGATTGAAAAAAAATCCAGATTTACATCCTGAAAACAAAGCTAATGATTGGAACCTTTGGTTTCACTTTGGATACATCTATTACTTAGATTAA
- the gdhA gene encoding NADP-specific glutamate dehydrogenase — MKENVKSFMDSVAKRNANEPEFLQAVQEVAETVIPFIEENPKYQGKMLLERMVEPERVIMFRIAWVDDAGKTQVNRGFRIQMNSAIGPYKGGIRFHPSVNLSILKFLAFEQVFKNSLTTLPMGGGKGGSDFDPKGKSDNEIMKFCQAFMTELQRHIGAETDVPAGDIGVGGREVGYMFGQYKKLRNEFTGVLTGKGITFGGSLIRPEATGYGDVYFAQNMLATKGQSFDGKTVVVSGSGNVAQYAIEKATQLGGKVVTASDSSGYIYDADGIDAEKLAYIMEIKNVRYGRINEYVAKYPNAKFVEGKRPWEVKCDIALPCATQNELNGDEAKMLIANGCICVAEGANMPSTPEAVEAFIAAKILFAPGKASNAGGVATSGLEMSQNSLRLSWTREEVDQKLHRIMSDIHESCVKYGTQADGFVDYVKGANIAGFVKVAEAMLAQGVV, encoded by the coding sequence ATGAAAGAGAATGTAAAATCTTTTATGGATTCAGTTGCAAAAAGAAATGCAAATGAGCCTGAGTTTTTGCAAGCTGTACAAGAAGTTGCAGAAACAGTAATACCTTTTATCGAGGAAAATCCTAAATATCAGGGTAAAATGTTATTAGAGCGTATGGTTGAGCCAGAGCGCGTAATAATGTTCAGAATTGCTTGGGTTGATGATGCTGGAAAAACACAAGTAAACAGAGGTTTTAGAATTCAAATGAATTCTGCTATTGGTCCTTACAAAGGAGGTATTCGTTTTCATCCTTCAGTTAATCTAAGTATTTTAAAATTCTTAGCTTTCGAGCAAGTTTTTAAAAACTCATTAACAACTCTTCCTATGGGTGGAGGTAAAGGAGGGTCTGATTTTGATCCAAAAGGAAAATCAGATAACGAGATTATGAAGTTTTGTCAAGCCTTCATGACTGAGTTACAGAGACATATTGGTGCTGAAACTGACGTTCCTGCAGGTGATATTGGAGTTGGTGGACGTGAAGTTGGTTACATGTTTGGTCAATACAAAAAATTAAGAAATGAATTTACAGGTGTGTTAACTGGTAAAGGAATTACTTTTGGAGGTTCATTAATTCGTCCTGAAGCTACAGGTTATGGAGATGTATATTTTGCACAAAATATGTTAGCAACTAAAGGACAAAGCTTTGATGGTAAAACGGTAGTCGTTTCTGGTTCAGGAAACGTAGCGCAATATGCTATTGAAAAAGCAACTCAATTAGGAGGAAAAGTTGTTACTGCTTCAGATTCTTCAGGTTATATTTATGATGCGGATGGTATTGATGCTGAGAAATTAGCGTATATCATGGAAATCAAAAATGTAAGATACGGAAGAATTAACGAGTATGTTGCTAAATATCCTAATGCTAAATTTGTTGAAGGAAAACGTCCGTGGGAAGTAAAATGTGATATTGCATTACCATGTGCTACTCAAAACGAATTAAATGGAGACGAAGCAAAAATGTTAATAGCTAACGGTTGTATTTGTGTGGCTGAAGGAGCTAATATGCCTTCTACACCAGAAGCGGTTGAAGCATTTATTGCTGCCAAAATTTTATTTGCTCCAGGAAAAGCATCTAACGCTGGTGGAGTTGCTACTTCAGGTTTAGAAATGTCTCAAAACTCTTTACGTTTAAGTTGGACAAGAGAAGAAGTGGATCAAAAATTACACAGAATTATGAGTGATATTCACGAATCATGTGTTAAATATGGTACACAAGCTGATGGTTTTGTTGACTATGTAAAAGGTGCAAATATTGCAGGTTTTGTTAAAGTCGCTGAAGCTATGTTAGCACAAGGTGTAGTGTAA